A genome region from Actinomycetota bacterium includes the following:
- the gpmI gene encoding 2,3-bisphosphoglycerate-independent phosphoglycerate mutase — protein MALSWGVLASNRPASPESSNSTVRPKPLCLIIMDGWADGPASPGNAISLAKTPNFDVFLNRYPHTELGASGTDVGLPAGQMGNSEVGHLNIGAGRVVYQDLTRITKAIEDGSFFNNPVLKQAMAEGAKTGRRLHLMGLLSDGGVHSHEKHLYALVEMAKRSGLSEVYIHAFLDGRDVPPDSGLGYVEKLEKKLKEIGLGRVSTVSGRYYAMDRDKRWERTKLAWDAIVRGLGETAPSGLEAVRNSYDADVYDEFVKPTVVVDDLFDEGRPIVRDGDAVVFFNFRPDRGRQLTRAFVMPDFDGFDRGPKPPATYFATMTEYDATFPGPIAFPTTEIKNTIAEILSAQGLKQLHIAETEKYAHVTFFFNGGVEAPESGEDRILVPSPKVATYDLKPEMSAYEVTDKVIEEIDRDEYDVIIMNYANADMVGHTAVKQAVIKAVETIDKCLGRVVTAIEAQGGVTIITADHGNADKIAETDTGLPVTAHTNNPVPFILISDRSYRLRDGGVLADIAPTILDLLGLKPPAEMTGKSLIC, from the coding sequence ATGGCGCTCTCGTGGGGGGTGCTTGCCTCGAACCGGCCAGCTTCGCCAGAATCGTCAAATTCAACGGTTAGGCCAAAGCCTCTCTGTTTAATCATCATGGACGGCTGGGCGGACGGCCCGGCTTCTCCCGGCAACGCTATCTCACTGGCAAAAACCCCGAACTTTGACGTTTTTCTTAACCGTTACCCGCATACCGAATTGGGAGCCTCCGGAACCGACGTCGGTTTACCGGCGGGGCAGATGGGCAATTCCGAGGTCGGGCATCTGAATATTGGCGCTGGCCGCGTCGTCTACCAGGATCTGACCAGGATTACCAAGGCAATAGAGGACGGTAGCTTCTTCAATAATCCTGTTCTTAAACAAGCGATGGCGGAGGGGGCCAAGACAGGGCGGCGGCTGCACCTGATGGGGTTGTTGTCCGACGGCGGCGTGCATAGCCACGAGAAGCATCTCTACGCACTGGTCGAAATGGCAAAACGTTCCGGCTTGAGCGAGGTCTATATTCATGCCTTTCTGGACGGACGCGATGTTCCGCCGGATAGCGGTCTCGGATATGTAGAAAAACTGGAAAAGAAGCTTAAGGAAATAGGACTTGGACGTGTATCTACCGTCTCGGGTCGTTACTATGCGATGGATCGCGATAAGCGTTGGGAGCGAACGAAGCTCGCTTGGGACGCGATTGTAAGAGGCCTTGGCGAAACCGCGCCGTCCGGGTTAGAAGCGGTCCGCAACAGCTATGACGCGGATGTTTACGACGAGTTCGTCAAGCCTACCGTTGTCGTTGACGATCTCTTCGACGAAGGCCGGCCGATAGTCCGCGACGGCGACGCGGTCGTTTTCTTCAACTTCAGACCGGACAGGGGAAGGCAACTCACCAGGGCTTTTGTGATGCCTGACTTTGACGGTTTCGACCGGGGACCCAAACCGCCGGCGACGTATTTCGCGACCATGACGGAGTATGACGCGACGTTCCCCGGCCCGATTGCGTTCCCGACGACGGAGATAAAGAACACCATAGCGGAGATTCTGTCCGCCCAGGGTCTAAAACAACTTCACATCGCGGAAACAGAGAAATACGCCCATGTCACATTCTTCTTTAATGGCGGGGTGGAGGCGCCGGAGTCCGGAGAGGACCGGATACTGGTGCCGTCGCCAAAAGTCGCGACCTATGACCTAAAACCCGAGATGAGCGCTTATGAAGTTACCGATAAGGTGATTGAGGAGATTGACAGGGACGAATATGACGTAATCATAATGAATTACGCCAATGCCGACATGGTCGGACATACGGCGGTGAAGCAGGCTGTCATCAAAGCTGTTGAGACTATTGACAAATGTTTGGGCCGGGTGGTGACGGCAATCGAGGCGCAAGGCGGGGTGACAATAATAACCGCCGACCACGGCAATGCTGACAAAATCGCGGAGACGGACACAGGTTTGCCGGTCACCGCGCATACCAACAACCCCGTGCCTTTCATCCTGATCTCCGATCGGTCCTACCGGCTGCGAGATGGTGGCGTTCTGGCCGACATCGCGCCGACCATCCTCGATCTGCTCGGTCTTAAGCCGCCGGCCGAGATGACGGGGAAGTCGCTCATATGCTAA
- the secG gene encoding preprotein translocase subunit SecG, translating into MKVAVTVVHITVSLGLIFFILLHSGKSGGLSDMFGGGASSTFSSTSIIQKNLDRITIALALTFAVTTVLLIRL; encoded by the coding sequence GTGAAAGTCGCTGTCACGGTCGTCCATATTACGGTTAGCCTGGGCCTGATTTTCTTTATCCTGCTGCATAGCGGGAAAAGCGGAGGCCTGTCTGATATGTTCGGAGGAGGAGCCTCGTCTACCTTCTCCAGCACCAGCATCATCCAGAAGAATCTGGACAGAATCACTATCGCGCTGGCCTTAACCTTCGCGGTCACAACTGTTCTTCTTATCAGGCTATAA
- a CDS encoding DUF5678 domain-containing protein, translating to MTYKEKKLAAELGKCAGKWVALDDHKLIACGDSIQEVKKKAKEKNVAKPRIFAVPDSEATQFFF from the coding sequence ATGACTTATAAAGAGAAGAAGCTTGCCGCGGAACTTGGCAAGTGTGCTGGAAAATGGGTAGCCCTTGACGATCATAAACTAATAGCATGCGGCGATAGCATACAAGAAGTGAAGAAGAAAGCAAAAGAGAAGAACGTTGCGAAACCGCGAATATTTGCAGTCCCTGATTCAGAAGCTACGCAGTTCTTTTTCTAA
- a CDS encoding diguanylate cyclase produces the protein MTYSYFRNLALVFGLGLTLGTTLLIYLGYADPVEAMGQALFVLVLVFAVLYFQKGGGWAALAASIIYLGALLTIGPKTEAAYVWPAAILRITLYGFTGLAGGELCARVKKTLDDISHADLLDHETGLFTKEYFFKLVGSNIEVFERYDSPFSLLIFNFSPADLAKLSKTARQAALTAIGDELKESIRPSDEASRTTEDSFAVLLDQTAGKNADAVIARVNKVLKRVLGDDAIISHKLLTTPDDLEEIRTYSGAR, from the coding sequence ATGACGTACAGTTACTTCCGCAACCTGGCGCTGGTTTTCGGATTAGGGCTAACTTTAGGAACCACCCTTCTTATCTATCTTGGCTATGCCGATCCTGTCGAAGCCATGGGTCAAGCCCTTTTTGTTCTCGTTCTTGTTTTTGCCGTCCTTTACTTCCAAAAAGGCGGAGGTTGGGCGGCGCTGGCCGCGAGCATTATCTACCTCGGAGCGCTGCTGACTATCGGGCCAAAAACGGAGGCCGCCTATGTCTGGCCGGCAGCCATATTGCGGATAACGTTGTACGGGTTTACCGGATTGGCGGGCGGCGAGCTCTGCGCCCGCGTCAAAAAAACATTGGATGACATCTCCCATGCGGATCTTCTGGATCATGAGACCGGTCTCTTCACAAAGGAGTATTTCTTCAAACTGGTCGGCTCCAACATTGAGGTCTTTGAGCGGTACGATTCTCCCTTCAGCCTTCTGATTTTCAATTTCAGCCCTGCCGACCTGGCCAAGCTCTCTAAAACCGCCAGACAAGCCGCTTTAACGGCCATCGGCGATGAGCTGAAGGAGTCTATTCGTCCCAGCGACGAAGCCAGCCGGACGACGGAAGATTCCTTCGCGGTTCTGCTCGACCAGACGGCCGGCAAGAACGCCGATGCCGTTATTGCGCGCGTCAATAAAGTCCTGAAACGCGTTTTAGGAGACGACGCCATCATCAGCCACAAGCTCCTAACAACCCCGGACGACCTCGAAGAAATCCGCACCTACTCCGGAGCTAGGTAG
- a CDS encoding glycosyltransferase family 1 protein, with product MRIGLDARDALRRESGISTLTMFLCRALAEIESGDDFFQYLDVFEGDGPSNPGLVTGGGFHTRVLPGSRQVWKQIRLPAALRRDRIDVFHSMTSTIPFVRPCPTAVTVCDLFFEAHPEFAPSGDRFKMRRLYKYAARNADRIIAISKTTKQDLIKFYGVNEDKISVIYPAPNPFYRILNQAEDAEKSKAVMLSHSLEPPFLLHVGGMTKNRNIAGMLDAVSLLKKTGIRPKLVLIGRSFWGFDLKAELAKRLLCDEVIEIKYAPGDDLRILYNQATALLLPSLYEGFGLPILEAMACGTPVITSNLSAMPEAAGDAALLVDPLDPSAIAAAIEQIMGDKTLRDTLISKGLKQVERFTWPANAAQTLEVYHSLANV from the coding sequence ATGAGAATCGGACTGGACGCCAGGGATGCACTGCGACGCGAAAGCGGAATCTCTACGCTTACAATGTTTCTATGCCGCGCTCTAGCCGAAATCGAGAGCGGGGACGATTTCTTTCAGTACCTGGATGTTTTTGAAGGAGACGGCCCGTCAAATCCCGGCCTTGTTACGGGCGGTGGATTTCATACAAGGGTTCTGCCTGGAAGCAGGCAAGTCTGGAAGCAGATTCGTCTCCCGGCGGCGCTTCGCCGCGACCGTATCGACGTGTTCCACTCAATGACGTCGACCATCCCGTTTGTCCGCCCCTGCCCGACAGCTGTAACGGTCTGCGATCTATTCTTCGAAGCGCATCCTGAATTCGCGCCGTCAGGTGACAGGTTCAAGATGAGGCGGTTGTATAAATACGCGGCGAGAAATGCCGACCGCATCATCGCCATCTCTAAAACTACTAAGCAAGACCTGATTAAATTCTACGGCGTCAACGAGGACAAAATTTCCGTCATTTACCCAGCCCCCAACCCGTTCTACCGGATTTTGAACCAGGCTGAAGACGCTGAAAAAAGCAAAGCTGTCATGTTGTCGCATAGTCTGGAGCCACCGTTTTTGTTACACGTCGGCGGAATGACCAAGAACCGCAACATTGCCGGCATGCTTGATGCTGTCTCACTGTTAAAGAAGACCGGAATTCGGCCAAAGCTAGTCCTGATCGGTAGGTCATTTTGGGGATTCGATCTTAAGGCCGAACTAGCCAAGCGCTTATTGTGCGACGAAGTAATAGAGATCAAGTACGCGCCCGGCGACGATTTGCGCATCCTTTATAATCAGGCGACCGCTTTACTTCTCCCGTCGCTCTACGAAGGATTCGGCCTACCTATTCTGGAAGCCATGGCTTGCGGGACACCGGTCATTACCTCCAACTTGAGCGCCATGCCGGAGGCCGCAGGCGACGCGGCTTTACTCGTCGATCCTCTCGATCCGAGCGCGATTGCGGCGGCGATAGAGCAAATCATGGGGGACAAAACGCTCCGCGATACATTGATTTCAAAGGGGCTGAAGCAAGTCGAGCGTTTTACCTGGCCGGCCAACGCAGCCCAAACATTAGAGGTCTATCACTCACTGGCGAATGTCTGA
- a CDS encoding GIY-YIG nuclease family protein produces the protein MSHYVYVLKSRKNGKHYVGETADLARRLKEHRLETTKSLRGHGPFDIVFFETYQNRKDARKRETYFKTGQGRRLRGELIDKFPRESLRIWQEYLGP, from the coding sequence ATAAGCCATTATGTATACGTACTTAAAAGTAGAAAGAATGGAAAGCACTATGTAGGGGAGACCGCGGATCTAGCGAGAAGACTCAAGGAGCATCGCTTAGAAACGACGAAGTCGCTCCGAGGTCACGGACCCTTCGACATTGTATTCTTTGAGACGTATCAGAATCGAAAAGACGCTAGGAAAAGAGAAACATACTTTAAGACAGGCCAGGGTCGAAGACTAAGAGGGGAACTGATTGATAAGTTCCCAAGAGAGAGTCTGAGAATTTGGCAAGAATATTTGGGTCCATAG
- a CDS encoding electron transfer flavoprotein subunit beta/FixA family protein, with the protein MHIVVCVKQVPDTQEVKVDPIKGTLIRAGIPSIANPYDMHALEMALQIKDKYGAKITIISMGPDQAADVIKRAVSLGADEGVLLSDRAFAGSDTLATSYILSQAIRAIDKKEHVDIVFTGKMAIDGDTAQVGPGIACRMGYAVMTYVVGVREVDDKKKKIVVERRLEKGVEVVEADLPALLTVMKEANEVRYAALPRLVDSIRYEVPVWTTELFDLDVSQCGLKGSPTQVKKIFPPQPKEVDTVMVTDEIKEPAAIAKFLVDKIEEAGLLP; encoded by the coding sequence TTGCATATTGTTGTTTGTGTAAAACAAGTACCTGACACGCAAGAAGTCAAGGTCGATCCAATAAAAGGGACGCTTATCAGGGCCGGCATCCCGTCGATTGCCAATCCGTATGATATGCATGCGTTGGAAATGGCGCTTCAGATCAAGGACAAGTACGGAGCGAAAATCACCATTATTAGTATGGGTCCTGACCAAGCGGCTGACGTGATAAAACGGGCCGTTTCTCTGGGAGCCGACGAAGGCGTTCTCCTTTCGGATAGGGCTTTCGCGGGCTCAGACACGCTGGCGACGTCTTATATCCTTTCGCAAGCGATCAGAGCGATTGACAAGAAAGAGCACGTCGACATCGTTTTCACGGGCAAGATGGCGATTGACGGCGACACCGCCCAAGTCGGCCCCGGCATTGCCTGCCGGATGGGTTATGCCGTTATGACCTACGTCGTGGGTGTCAGAGAAGTTGACGACAAGAAGAAAAAGATTGTCGTCGAGCGCCGCCTGGAGAAAGGCGTTGAGGTTGTCGAAGCCGACCTGCCGGCGCTGTTAACCGTTATGAAAGAAGCGAACGAGGTTCGTTACGCCGCGCTGCCAAGGTTGGTTGATTCGATCAGATACGAAGTCCCCGTTTGGACGACGGAATTGTTCGATCTAGACGTGTCCCAATGCGGCCTGAAAGGCAGCCCGACTCAGGTCAAGAAGATTTTCCCGCCGCAGCCGAAAGAGGTAGACACCGTGATGGTAACCGATGAAATCAAAGAACCGGCTGCGATTGCTAAGTTCCTGGTCGACAAGATTGAGGAAGCGGGGTTGTTGCCATGA
- a CDS encoding electron transfer flavoprotein subunit alpha/FixB family protein — protein sequence MSKPAVWTLIEQNDNQIAGVSWELIGKGRELADDLGGELCGVLVGHNVKNLATEAFYYGADKVYVIDDPVLAYYRTEPYAHGISELAKKHKPDVFLMAATTLGRDLSGAVATQLSAGLTADCTVLEIDPETKLLHQTRPAFGGNIMATIFCATARPQMSSVRPRLLPVPERDTKRTGEVVEESLGLKEEDVKTRRLEFIPDEGMSVNIEDAEYIVSGGRGLGSPEGFETVRDVAEALGGTVGSSRPPIDAGWMPYAHQVGMSGHTVRPKVYIAAGISGAVHHLVAMEGSDMIIAINKDPEAPIFKTADYAVVADLYEVLPALTAEIKKRRKGAK from the coding sequence ATGAGCAAACCCGCCGTTTGGACATTAATCGAACAGAATGATAACCAAATCGCCGGCGTTAGCTGGGAACTTATCGGCAAAGGCCGGGAGCTGGCCGACGACCTGGGCGGCGAACTATGCGGCGTCCTGGTCGGCCACAACGTTAAGAACCTGGCAACAGAGGCATTCTATTACGGTGCGGACAAGGTCTACGTTATCGATGATCCGGTTTTGGCTTACTACAGGACGGAGCCGTATGCCCATGGAATCTCGGAGCTGGCCAAGAAACACAAACCCGATGTCTTTCTTATGGCCGCGACTACGCTTGGCCGCGACCTGTCGGGGGCGGTGGCGACCCAATTGTCCGCGGGTTTGACGGCGGACTGCACGGTCCTGGAAATCGACCCGGAGACGAAACTGCTTCATCAGACCAGGCCGGCTTTCGGCGGGAACATCATGGCGACCATTTTCTGCGCGACGGCTAGGCCGCAGATGTCGAGCGTCCGCCCGCGGCTGCTGCCGGTGCCTGAACGCGATACAAAGCGCACGGGCGAGGTCGTTGAGGAGAGCTTAGGCTTGAAGGAAGAGGACGTCAAGACGCGCCGTTTGGAGTTTATTCCAGACGAAGGCATGTCAGTTAATATCGAAGACGCTGAATATATAGTGTCGGGCGGCCGCGGCTTGGGTAGTCCGGAAGGCTTTGAGACTGTCAGAGACGTGGCCGAAGCCCTGGGTGGAACTGTCGGTTCCAGCCGTCCGCCAATTGACGCAGGCTGGATGCCTTACGCCCATCAAGTCGGCATGTCCGGCCACACCGTTCGGCCCAAAGTCTACATCGCGGCCGGAATCTCCGGAGCGGTGCATCACCTGGTCGCTATGGAAGGCTCGGATATGATCATTGCTATCAACAAGGACCCTGAGGCGCCGATCTTCAAGACGGCGGACTATGCGGTTGTGGCCGACCTGTACGAAGTGTTGCCGGCCTTGACCGCAGAGATTAAGAAACGGCGCAAGGGGGCGAAGTAG
- a CDS encoding FAD-dependent oxidoreductase produces the protein MKERFDLIVVGAGPAGTMAAYIAAKAGLRVIIFERGEQPGTKNMFGGVLFCHDLAEVIPDFWDSAPIERVVIEERYYLVSDDSATTIAHREKAFSQPPYNAATIMRAKFDKWFADQAVAAGALLVCETLVEGLIMENGKCVGVRTGREDGDVLADCVIVAEGVNSLLTRDAGIHKEWKSHEVGVGVKELIKLPKEVIENRFNLTNNEGIAMRILGLTSGMMGGVFLYTNKESISIGMVAMVQDMAKHGYKQYDLMEEIKAHPMIAPLIEGGHTIEYTAHMVPEQGLKSVPQLVHDGLLIAGDAAMVSNLLTGEGVNLAMTTGRLAGEAVVSAKEKGDFSYNGLYRYQSALENSYVMKDMRQFKDFTGFLHDNPDMMNLYPQLANEFLGGLLKASGRPRGETARALLREMKKKKSYTAIGKDMWRAWRAIR, from the coding sequence ATGAAAGAGAGATTTGATTTAATCGTTGTCGGCGCCGGGCCGGCTGGAACAATGGCCGCATACATCGCTGCCAAAGCGGGCTTGAGAGTCATTATCTTCGAGCGCGGCGAGCAGCCCGGAACCAAGAACATGTTCGGCGGCGTTTTGTTCTGTCACGACCTGGCTGAAGTGATCCCGGACTTCTGGGATTCGGCTCCCATCGAAAGGGTGGTTATCGAGGAAAGATACTATCTGGTATCGGATGATTCCGCAACCACCATCGCCCATCGTGAGAAGGCTTTTAGCCAACCGCCATATAACGCCGCGACTATTATGAGGGCCAAGTTCGACAAGTGGTTTGCCGACCAAGCTGTTGCCGCGGGCGCTCTATTGGTCTGCGAGACGCTGGTCGAGGGCCTGATAATGGAGAATGGTAAATGCGTCGGCGTTCGCACCGGCCGCGAAGACGGAGACGTCTTGGCCGACTGCGTTATTGTCGCCGAAGGTGTGAACTCACTCTTAACCAGGGATGCCGGCATACATAAAGAATGGAAATCTCACGAGGTCGGCGTCGGCGTCAAGGAGCTTATCAAATTACCGAAAGAAGTTATCGAGAACCGGTTCAATTTAACGAATAACGAAGGCATCGCCATGCGGATCCTTGGTTTAACCAGCGGAATGATGGGCGGAGTCTTCCTTTATACAAATAAGGAATCGATTTCGATCGGTATGGTCGCCATGGTTCAAGATATGGCCAAGCACGGCTACAAACAATACGATTTGATGGAAGAGATAAAAGCGCATCCGATGATTGCTCCTCTCATTGAAGGCGGACATACGATCGAGTACACCGCCCACATGGTGCCAGAGCAAGGTCTGAAATCGGTTCCCCAGCTGGTCCACGACGGCCTTTTGATTGCCGGAGACGCCGCTATGGTCTCCAACCTGTTGACCGGCGAAGGCGTTAACCTGGCCATGACGACCGGCCGGTTGGCCGGAGAAGCGGTTGTCTCGGCTAAGGAAAAGGGCGATTTCAGTTACAACGGATTGTATAGATATCAAAGCGCCTTGGAGAACAGCTACGTTATGAAGGACATGAGGCAGTTCAAGGATTTCACGGGCTTCCTTCACGACAATCCTGACATGATGAATCTGTATCCGCAGCTGGCCAACGAATTTCTGGGAGGTTTGCTGAAAGCCAGCGGCCGACCTAGAGGCGAGACGGCTCGCGCTCTCCTCAGGGAAATGAAGAAAAAGAAGTCATACACCGCCATTGGCAAAGACATGTGGCGCGCTTGGAGGGCGATTAGATGA
- a CDS encoding ferredoxin family protein, with amino-acid sequence MKLEDKLFLDRYIVDEEHAHLKIKDPAKCKDCETKQCLSICPANVYVWEDDHVEVAYIDCLECGTCRVACDEFNNIEWEYPRGGFGVMFKFG; translated from the coding sequence ATGAAACTCGAAGATAAACTATTTCTGGACCGCTACATAGTCGACGAGGAACACGCGCACCTTAAGATAAAAGACCCGGCCAAGTGCAAGGATTGCGAGACGAAACAATGCCTTTCCATCTGCCCGGCGAATGTCTATGTCTGGGAAGACGATCATGTCGAAGTAGCCTATATCGATTGTCTGGAATGCGGCACCTGCCGGGTGGCGTGCGACGAGTTCAACAACATCGAGTGGGAATATCCGCGCGGCGGCTTCGGCGTGATGTTTAAGTTCGGTTAA
- a CDS encoding cytochrome c3 family protein, with the protein MSRALIITLAVAGVVLLLMVVSFVALEQPVTCGICHDEKTIVDSWRTTPMGKKNVICMDCHSDSGFLARVGTHIRGAAYLIAGERTKKADVPTERCLMCHFAYKTASEQETAAKHYNYYMKPGTTCQDCHLQMAHVVLDKKSLPKTVADGWAGVDVCKKCHERTFMRWEEESRHAEAMQTLQPKNIANDRCLGCHTVGYKKKGFVSLEKTPKLGSVQCENCHGKGEKHIQQPKANNVPKASLAAKMCGECHSGSHHNTFSDAEWKSTKHAAALKTLVDMDKKTPGVVKNECLLCHSADYILAPEDKKPTLKTAKETLTCPACHDGHSTRTRLPKEELCQSCHQAENLKVGDAVHHPTKEMYLGKVIPGSGVFGPPVSKHVLNAIACPNCHMIQQPYVSEEQPAKTGHDFMPKPEGCVKCHNAWTTDVAAAKIAELQAPTKAALDELKPRVDAAKAKYKELSNNGKKKVKDNIKKPYDLLVLGYDIVAQDSSNGFHNPEYAARMIDLCRTNLPVFEAAVK; encoded by the coding sequence ATGAGTAGAGCCTTAATAATAACTCTGGCTGTGGCCGGAGTAGTTCTGCTGCTGATGGTTGTATCGTTTGTAGCGCTTGAGCAGCCGGTGACCTGCGGTATCTGTCACGACGAAAAGACTATCGTCGATTCGTGGCGGACGACGCCGATGGGGAAGAAGAACGTGATCTGCATGGACTGCCATTCCGACAGCGGTTTTTTGGCGCGGGTGGGAACTCACATCCGGGGGGCGGCTTACCTTATAGCGGGCGAGCGGACAAAGAAAGCGGACGTCCCCACGGAAAGGTGTCTGATGTGCCACTTCGCCTACAAAACGGCGTCGGAACAAGAGACGGCGGCCAAGCACTACAACTACTACATGAAACCGGGAACCACGTGCCAGGACTGCCACTTGCAGATGGCTCATGTTGTACTGGACAAAAAGTCGCTGCCGAAAACGGTTGCCGACGGTTGGGCAGGCGTCGACGTGTGTAAGAAGTGCCACGAAAGAACGTTCATGCGCTGGGAAGAGGAGTCGCGGCACGCCGAGGCTATGCAGACCCTTCAGCCGAAGAATATCGCCAACGACAGGTGTTTGGGGTGTCACACGGTTGGATACAAGAAGAAAGGTTTCGTCAGCCTGGAGAAGACACCGAAACTGGGCAGCGTGCAGTGCGAGAACTGCCACGGCAAAGGCGAGAAGCACATCCAGCAGCCAAAGGCTAACAATGTGCCCAAGGCGTCACTGGCAGCCAAGATGTGCGGCGAGTGTCACAGCGGAAGCCATCACAACACTTTCAGCGATGCGGAATGGAAGAGCACGAAACACGCCGCCGCGCTGAAGACGTTGGTTGACATGGACAAAAAGACGCCGGGCGTTGTGAAAAACGAATGCTTGCTGTGCCATTCAGCCGACTACATCCTGGCGCCGGAAGACAAGAAGCCGACGCTAAAAACGGCGAAAGAAACGTTGACGTGCCCGGCCTGTCACGACGGCCACTCCACGCGGACACGTCTACCAAAAGAGGAGTTGTGCCAGAGCTGCCACCAGGCCGAGAACCTTAAAGTCGGCGACGCGGTTCATCACCCGACAAAGGAGATGTATCTGGGGAAGGTTATCCCCGGGAGCGGCGTCTTCGGGCCTCCGGTGTCGAAGCATGTGCTTAACGCGATCGCCTGTCCGAACTGTCATATGATTCAACAGCCATATGTCAGCGAGGAGCAGCCGGCCAAAACCGGTCACGATTTTATGCCTAAACCGGAAGGCTGCGTGAAATGCCACAACGCCTGGACAACGGATGTCGCGGCGGCTAAGATCGCCGAGCTTCAAGCGCCGACCAAGGCCGCGCTGGACGAGCTGAAACCGCGCGTAGATGCGGCGAAGGCAAAGTACAAGGAGCTGTCGAATAACGGCAAGAAAAAGGTCAAGGATAATATCAAAAAGCCTTATGACTTGTTGGTTCTTGGGTATGATATTGTCGCCCAAGACAGCTCCAACGGTTTCCACAACCCGGAATACGCGGCCAGAATGATTGATCTTTGCCGCACCAACTTGCCGGTGTTTGAGGCAGCCGTCAAGTAA
- a CDS encoding nitrous oxide-stimulated promoter family protein has protein sequence MTKHPRIDREAKTVTAMIEIYCRDHHGATVDLCGECRELNDYALRRLEKCPFQEGKTTCGNCRVHCHKPDMRESIRTVMRYSGPKMVYRHPVMALRHVSDSRRKQPLKKAKG, from the coding sequence ATGACAAAACACCCGAGAATAGATCGAGAAGCGAAGACCGTTACGGCAATGATAGAAATATACTGCCGTGATCACCACGGAGCGACGGTCGATTTGTGCGGCGAATGCCGTGAGCTTAACGACTACGCCTTGCGCCGTTTAGAGAAATGTCCCTTCCAGGAAGGCAAGACGACCTGCGGCAACTGTCGTGTTCATTGCCATAAGCCGGACATGCGTGAATCAATCAGGACTGTAATGCGTTATTCGGGTCCCAAAATGGTCTATAGGCACCCGGTTATGGCTTTGCGCCACGTAAGCGACAGCCGTCGCAAACAGCCGTTGAAGAAAGCGAAAGGTTAA